The following are encoded together in the Acidobacteriota bacterium genome:
- a CDS encoding RNA-directed DNA polymerase, translated as MFKLTDTELQSAFEAISHHGYSALFPPPPEWTTVTDNWPEIRQYLAGIDLDVYVPYKPLRVFVPKSRANLRVAHLLHPEDLILYTALVIIVKDDLESARISRRARRVFSYRTQPGVSNRLYTTRGAYTKYLAELQRKSRKPTVRFVSIADIADFYPRVNQHRLENVITSASSSPRGNDVARVLVKKMINHLMESNSYGIPVGPHASRVLGEAVLIDVDAHLESQGVDYVRWVDDYHIFSRTEYMAQSAVFQLAEWIFVNHGLTLQSAKTKIWPVAKYVDWVLSKPEDRLTDRDTLLALFRDSGYVEEEADGEELQRMVDQIHGFDLQQLFLESISDQEIVDYRVVRYVLTRLPNIPGVDEALRMGLLNIVIDHAELFYPVVEHIAEYVISFQNLSTEEKRRIGGKLARPLKRRQNPPPAHYAMWILYVFSTSPGWINAREIVSLYTQSASEVIRRYAALAISVCGTRAEALAIRRDLPAASSLLRLAILAASTKLGQDERKHWKRANPTRGVVEKCV; from the coding sequence ATGTTCAAGCTGACGGATACTGAATTGCAGAGCGCCTTCGAAGCCATATCCCATCATGGATACAGTGCCTTGTTTCCACCCCCTCCCGAATGGACAACCGTCACGGACAATTGGCCAGAAATCAGGCAATACCTAGCTGGAATCGATCTTGACGTGTACGTACCGTACAAGCCGCTGCGTGTCTTTGTCCCAAAGAGCAGAGCAAACCTTCGCGTTGCACACTTGCTCCATCCGGAGGACCTCATCCTTTACACCGCCTTGGTGATAATTGTCAAAGATGACCTGGAAAGCGCCCGTATCTCACGACGCGCCCGCCGGGTCTTTTCGTACAGGACTCAACCGGGAGTATCTAACCGCCTCTACACTACGCGTGGAGCCTATACGAAGTACCTTGCGGAACTGCAAAGAAAATCGCGCAAACCCACGGTGCGTTTCGTGTCGATTGCTGATATAGCCGATTTCTATCCTCGCGTAAACCAACACCGCCTTGAGAATGTCATAACGTCTGCTTCCTCCAGCCCTCGTGGCAACGACGTAGCCAGAGTGCTCGTAAAGAAAATGATCAACCACCTGATGGAAAGTAACAGCTATGGCATTCCGGTAGGTCCACATGCCTCGCGGGTGCTTGGCGAGGCCGTTCTCATAGATGTTGACGCCCACTTGGAGTCTCAAGGCGTTGACTATGTGCGTTGGGTTGACGACTATCATATATTTTCTCGCACGGAGTACATGGCACAATCCGCGGTGTTCCAGCTAGCGGAATGGATATTTGTGAATCATGGGTTGACTCTCCAGTCCGCAAAAACGAAAATTTGGCCAGTTGCGAAATATGTAGATTGGGTGCTATCCAAACCAGAGGACAGACTGACCGACAGAGACACGCTCCTTGCACTATTCCGTGACTCAGGCTACGTGGAGGAAGAAGCTGACGGTGAAGAACTCCAGCGAATGGTTGATCAGATACATGGTTTTGACCTGCAGCAACTATTCCTGGAGTCGATTTCTGATCAAGAGATCGTTGATTACCGGGTTGTACGATACGTCTTGACGCGGCTTCCGAACATTCCTGGAGTGGATGAAGCCCTGAGAATGGGGCTATTGAACATTGTCATTGACCACGCAGAGTTGTTCTATCCGGTGGTAGAACACATAGCCGAGTACGTCATTTCCTTTCAGAATCTTTCGACGGAAGAGAAACGAAGAATCGGAGGGAAGTTGGCGCGTCCCCTAAAGAGAAGGCAGAATCCTCCGCCGGCGCACTATGCAATGTGGATTCTATACGTCTTTTCCACGTCCCCGGGGTGGATCAACGCGAGGGAAATCGTCAGCCTTTATACTCAATCTGCGTCTGAGGTCATAAGGAGGTATGCGGCGCTCGCAATTTCCGTTTGCGGAACTAGGGCTGAGGCTCTTGCTATTCGTCGGGATCTGCCAGCTGCATCGAGTTTGCTTCGATTGGCGATTCTGGCCGCCTCCACGAAGTTAGGACAAGACGAACGAAAACATTGGAAACGGGCAAACCCAACTCGCGGCGTAGTCGAAAAATGCGTGTAG
- a CDS encoding restriction endonuclease, which yields MDPTFFEQPILNSPYEYPSRHWELDAGGQPTNRILSERRKVAFITPIPKPKKQKGVQQEKILFDVAAQALGTEAQQYDLTAFIGGVRHQVDRWRELPDPNAWSVTPETARLLRHWRSHRFTDLRPFFCQVEAVETAIWLTEVAPTLGKEGRGFLDQIDAASEGANPGLARLALKLATGAGKTTVMAMIIAWQTVNAVRRPGSRRFTRGFLVVTPGVTIRDRLRVLQPNDPDSYYASRELVPSDMLRDLERAKIVVTNYHAFLRRETLPLSKGGRALLQGPGPELRTKETEGQMLQRVMPGLMGMKRILALNDEAHHCYREKSAGEDDEGPLKGDDRKEAERNREAARVWISGLEAVQRKLGLQRVIDLSATPFFLRGSGYAEGTLFPWTASDFSLMDAIECGIVKLPRVPVADNIPGGEMPKFRNLWEHIRPKMPKRGRGKAGGLDPLSLPVELQTALQALYGHYEQTFQLWEQAGIAAPPCFIIVCNNTSTSKLVYDFVSGFFRENEYGATTLVNGRLPLFRNFDEHGNPHPRPRTLLIDSEQLDSGEALDKNFRAAAGDEIERFRREIVARTGDRKQAEHLSDQDLLREVMNTVGKPDTLGGSVRCVVSVSMLTEGWDARTVTHILGVRAFGTQLLCEQVVGRALRRQSYDPNEDGLFDVEYADVLGIPFDFTAKPVPVKPPPPRETVLVRAITPERDACEIRFPRVAGYRVELPEERLTARFNDDSTLELTPALVGPSNTRVEGIIGEGVDLNLIHTRDLRKSTLLFHLTKRLLETKWRDPGEEPKLHLFGQLKRITRQWLDDHLDCKGGTYPAQLMYQELADMACERITAGIVSNLLGERPIKAMLDPYNPVGSTLHVRFTTSKKLRWETDPGRCHINWVVCDSDWEAQFCLVVESHPRVRAYVKNHALGLEVPYRYGSRTRRYLPDFVVLVDDGRGDDDLLRLVVEVKGYRGEDAKDKKTTMDTYWVPGVNNLGAYGRWAFAELTDVYTMEEDFESALKGQFQALVERALP from the coding sequence ATGGATCCCACATTTTTCGAACAACCCATCCTGAACTCGCCGTACGAGTACCCATCCCGCCACTGGGAGCTCGACGCCGGCGGCCAGCCGACGAACAGGATCCTGTCCGAGCGGCGCAAGGTCGCGTTCATCACGCCGATCCCGAAGCCGAAGAAGCAGAAGGGCGTCCAGCAGGAGAAGATCCTCTTCGACGTGGCCGCGCAGGCGCTCGGGACCGAGGCGCAGCAGTACGACCTGACGGCGTTCATCGGCGGCGTCCGCCATCAGGTGGATCGCTGGCGGGAGCTGCCGGATCCGAACGCCTGGAGCGTGACGCCGGAGACCGCACGGCTCCTGCGCCACTGGCGCAGCCATCGGTTCACCGACCTCCGTCCCTTCTTCTGCCAGGTTGAGGCGGTCGAAACCGCGATTTGGCTGACCGAGGTGGCGCCGACCCTCGGCAAGGAGGGCCGCGGGTTTCTCGATCAGATCGACGCCGCCAGCGAAGGCGCCAATCCGGGCCTCGCGAGGTTGGCTCTGAAGCTCGCCACCGGGGCCGGCAAGACCACCGTCATGGCGATGATCATCGCCTGGCAGACGGTCAACGCGGTGCGCCGGCCGGGCAGCCGGCGGTTCACGCGCGGCTTCCTGGTGGTGACGCCCGGCGTGACCATCCGCGACCGGCTGCGGGTGCTTCAGCCGAACGATCCGGACAGCTACTACGCGAGCCGCGAGCTGGTGCCGAGCGACATGCTCCGCGACCTGGAGCGGGCGAAGATCGTCGTCACCAACTACCACGCGTTCCTGCGGCGCGAGACGCTGCCGCTGTCGAAGGGCGGCCGCGCCCTGCTGCAGGGGCCGGGGCCCGAGCTGCGGACGAAGGAGACCGAAGGGCAGATGCTGCAGCGCGTCATGCCGGGACTGATGGGCATGAAGCGCATCCTGGCCCTGAACGACGAGGCGCACCACTGCTACCGCGAGAAGTCGGCCGGCGAGGACGACGAAGGCCCGCTGAAGGGCGACGACCGCAAGGAGGCCGAGCGGAACCGGGAAGCAGCGCGGGTCTGGATCTCGGGGCTTGAAGCCGTCCAGCGGAAGCTCGGCCTGCAGCGCGTGATCGACCTGTCGGCGACGCCCTTCTTCCTGCGCGGCTCCGGCTACGCGGAGGGGACGCTGTTCCCGTGGACGGCGAGCGACTTCTCGCTGATGGACGCCATCGAGTGCGGCATCGTGAAGCTGCCGCGCGTGCCGGTGGCCGACAACATCCCCGGCGGCGAGATGCCGAAGTTCCGGAACCTGTGGGAGCACATCCGCCCGAAGATGCCGAAGCGGGGCCGCGGCAAGGCTGGCGGGCTGGATCCGCTGAGCCTGCCGGTGGAGTTGCAGACCGCGCTCCAGGCCCTCTACGGCCACTACGAGCAGACGTTCCAGTTGTGGGAGCAGGCCGGCATCGCGGCGCCGCCCTGCTTCATCATCGTCTGCAACAACACCTCGACCTCGAAGCTCGTCTACGACTTCGTCTCCGGCTTCTTCCGCGAGAACGAGTACGGCGCCACGACGCTGGTCAACGGCCGCCTGCCGCTGTTTCGCAACTTCGACGAGCACGGCAACCCGCACCCCCGCCCGCGCACGCTGCTCATCGACAGCGAGCAGCTCGACTCGGGCGAGGCGCTCGACAAGAACTTCCGCGCCGCGGCCGGCGACGAGATCGAGCGCTTCCGTCGGGAGATCGTCGCCCGGACGGGTGATCGGAAGCAGGCCGAGCACCTGTCGGACCAGGATCTGCTCCGCGAAGTGATGAACACGGTCGGCAAGCCGGACACCCTCGGCGGATCCGTCCGCTGCGTCGTCTCCGTCTCGATGCTGACCGAGGGTTGGGACGCCCGGACGGTCACGCACATCCTGGGCGTCCGCGCTTTCGGCACGCAGCTCCTCTGCGAGCAGGTCGTCGGGCGCGCGCTGCGTCGCCAGTCCTACGATCCCAACGAGGACGGCCTCTTCGACGTCGAGTACGCCGATGTCCTCGGCATCCCGTTCGATTTCACCGCCAAGCCGGTGCCGGTCAAGCCGCCGCCGCCGCGCGAGACGGTGCTGGTGCGGGCGATCACGCCGGAACGCGACGCCTGCGAGATCCGCTTCCCGCGGGTGGCTGGCTACCGCGTCGAGCTCCCCGAAGAGCGGCTGACGGCCCGCTTCAACGACGACTCGACGCTGGAGCTCACCCCCGCGCTGGTCGGCCCGTCCAACACGCGCGTCGAGGGCATCATCGGCGAAGGGGTCGATCTGAACCTGATCCATACCCGCGACCTGCGGAAGTCGACCCTGCTGTTTCACCTTACGAAGCGGCTGCTGGAGACCAAGTGGCGGGATCCCGGCGAGGAGCCGAAGCTGCACCTGTTCGGCCAGCTCAAGCGGATCACCCGGCAGTGGCTCGACGACCACCTCGACTGCAAGGGCGGGACGTATCCGGCGCAGCTCATGTACCAGGAACTTGCGGACATGGCGTGCGAACGGATCACGGCCGGGATCGTCTCCAATCTACTGGGCGAGCGTCCGATCAAGGCGATGCTGGATCCCTATAACCCCGTCGGGTCGACGCTCCACGTGCGCTTCACGACCTCGAAGAAGCTCCGTTGGGAGACCGACCCCGGCCGCTGCCACATCAACTGGGTCGTGTGCGACAGCGACTGGGAGGCCCAGTTCTGTCTCGTCGTCGAATCGCATCCGCGGGTGCGCGCCTACGTCAAGAACCACGCCCTCGGCCTCGAGGTGCCCTATCGCTACGGTTCCCGGACGCGCCGCTACCTCCCCGATTTCGTCGTGCTCGTCGACGATGGCCGCGGCGACGACGACCTGCTCCGTCTCGTGGTCGAGGTGAAGGGCTACCGGGGCGAAGACGCCAAGGACAAGAAGACGACGATGGACACCTACTGGGTCCCCGGCGTCAACAACCTCGGCGCCTACGGCCGCTGGGCCTTCGCCGAGCTGACGGATGTCTACACGATGGAGGAGGACTTCGAAAGCGCGCTGAAGGGGCAGTTCCAGGCGCTCGTCGAGCGGGCGTTGCCTTGA
- a CDS encoding type II toxin-antitoxin system HicB family antitoxin, translating into MHMEYTAVVKHCGEWWIGWIEEVPGVNCQERTHEELRQSLADALAEALEFNRRDALAAAGDDYREEKVVVA; encoded by the coding sequence ATGCACATGGAGTACACCGCGGTCGTGAAGCATTGCGGCGAATGGTGGATCGGCTGGATTGAGGAAGTGCCGGGCGTCAACTGCCAGGAACGCACGCACGAGGAGTTGCGGCAGAGCCTCGCCGATGCACTTGCGGAAGCGCTCGAGTTCAATCGGCGGGACGCTCTGGCCGCGGCCGGTGACGACTATCGGGAAGAGAAGGTCGTCGTTGCATGA